One window of Mesorhizobium sp. PAMC28654 genomic DNA carries:
- a CDS encoding AraC family transcriptional regulator, whose protein sequence is MPHGREISHAGNVDRRQLHESRWEWLEQVVGPAVALPTEYPDGYNVPQHRHSRSQLLHALVGVVLVTTRHGRWMVPPDHAMWIPAGTEHSVEMLGDVSMRSVYVMPQAIDGLPDSLRVVGVTDLMHSLIVESEKLPQGGELEGRGGLIMSLLLHEIPNLPERPLGLPFPSDPKLAALCRRFVAAPSPHATIDEWADAAGMSRRSFTRAFHRQTGLSLSTWRQQACLFAALPRLADGEPITRVALDLGYDSVPAFITMFKRMLGASPRGYMRRAGGSARPDVPMLQGPGPIGLKTP, encoded by the coding sequence ATGCCGCACGGACGGGAAATATCCCACGCGGGCAATGTCGATCGCCGGCAGTTGCATGAAAGCCGCTGGGAGTGGCTGGAGCAGGTCGTCGGGCCGGCGGTGGCGCTGCCAACGGAATATCCTGACGGCTACAACGTGCCGCAACACCGCCACAGCCGCAGCCAGCTGCTGCATGCGCTGGTCGGTGTCGTGCTGGTGACGACGCGGCACGGGCGCTGGATGGTCCCGCCCGATCACGCCATGTGGATTCCCGCCGGTACCGAACATTCAGTCGAAATGCTGGGCGATGTCTCGATGCGCTCGGTCTATGTGATGCCGCAGGCGATCGACGGGCTGCCGGACAGCTTGCGAGTCGTCGGTGTCACCGACCTGATGCACAGCCTGATCGTGGAATCGGAAAAGCTGCCGCAGGGCGGCGAATTGGAAGGGCGTGGCGGGCTGATCATGAGCCTGCTGCTGCATGAGATCCCCAATCTGCCGGAACGGCCGCTCGGCCTGCCGTTCCCGTCCGACCCGAAACTCGCGGCGCTGTGTCGGCGCTTCGTGGCCGCACCTTCGCCGCATGCGACGATCGATGAATGGGCGGATGCCGCCGGCATGAGCCGGCGTTCCTTCACCCGCGCCTTCCATCGCCAGACCGGCCTGTCGCTGTCCACATGGCGCCAGCAGGCCTGCCTGTTCGCGGCCCTGCCGCGGCTCGCCGATGGCGAGCCGATCACCAGGGTGGCGCTCGACCTCGGCTATGACAGCGTGCCGGCCTTCATCACCATGTTCAAGCGTATGCTGGGCGCCTCGCCGCGCGGCTACATGAGGCGCGCGGGTGGGTCGGCGAGGCCCGACGTGCCGATGCTGCAGGGGCCAGGCCCGATCGGCCTCAAGACGCCCTGA
- a CDS encoding aldo/keto reductase family oxidoreductase, which yields MTNINTAGTFKLGDRTVKRLGYGAMQLAGPGVFGPPKDRNAAVAVLREAVASGVDHIDTSDFYGPHVTNQIIREALHPYPDDLVIVTKISARRGARGSWIPAMSPKELTQAVHDNLRNLGLERLEVVNLRSMLGVHGPVEGSLEPQLTVLAELQRQGLVRHIGLSNVTSTQITEGRRICEIVCVQNMYNLAHRDDDALVDELAAAGIAYVPFFPLGGFTPLQSTILSDVAGQLGATPMQVALAWLLQRAPNILLIPGTSSVGHLRENLAAADLKLSGETVAMLNQIAADPVHA from the coding sequence ATGACCAACATCAACACAGCTGGAACATTCAAACTCGGCGACCGCACCGTGAAGCGCCTCGGCTATGGCGCCATGCAGCTTGCCGGACCGGGCGTCTTTGGGCCGCCGAAGGACCGCAACGCCGCTGTTGCCGTGCTGCGCGAAGCCGTGGCCAGCGGCGTCGATCACATCGACACCAGCGACTTCTATGGCCCGCACGTCACCAACCAGATCATCCGCGAGGCATTGCACCCCTACCCGGACGATCTCGTCATCGTCACCAAGATCAGCGCCCGGCGCGGCGCGCGTGGATCCTGGATTCCGGCCATGTCGCCCAAGGAACTGACGCAGGCCGTGCACGACAATCTGCGCAATCTCGGCCTGGAGCGGCTCGAAGTGGTTAACCTACGCAGCATGCTTGGCGTCCACGGTCCCGTCGAAGGGTCGCTCGAACCGCAGCTCACGGTCCTGGCCGAGCTTCAGCGCCAGGGTCTTGTGCGCCATATCGGGCTGAGCAATGTCACATCCACACAGATCACTGAGGGCCGCCGCATCTGTGAAATCGTCTGCGTGCAGAACATGTACAATCTCGCTCATCGGGACGATGACGCACTGGTCGACGAGCTGGCGGCGGCAGGCATCGCCTATGTGCCGTTCTTCCCGCTCGGCGGCTTCACGCCGTTGCAGTCGACGATATTGTCCGATGTCGCCGGCCAACTCGGCGCCACGCCGATGCAGGTGGCACTCGCCTGGCTGCTCCAGCGCGCGCCCAACATCCTGCTCATACCCGGCACCTCGTCGGTTGGGCACCTGCGTGAAAACCTGGCGGCGGCCGACCTGAAGCTGTCGGGTGAAACGGTCGCCATGCTCAACCAGATCGCAGCCGATCCCGTGCACGCCTGA